GCGGCTACAGGCTTCAAccaaagcctctgcctctgggcaGAATGAGCAGAGGCATGTTGGAGAGAAAATTGCTagccagggctggggacagggccaTGTCCCCATGAGAATTTCTTAAATCTATTTCATGCCTCTCAGTTCACAGAGCTGCGACACAGGTCATTTCTTGACCCTACAGGGCAGGACACCCAGGATCTGGGAGGATGAGGGGCTTCCTGAGGTGTCAGGGTGAAGTGGTGTCAGAGCTGGGCTCCATGGACACTGCATAGTGCACCAGAGTGTGTCTTCTGGAAGGAGGATGGGGTTCCCAGATGCCAGGATACACCCCACTCTAGGGAAACCTGCACCTGGAGCCATGCCTGCTGCCACACCCTCCAGGAGAGGTGGTGGGGCCTGGGCGTGGGACACACAGACCTCAGCTCAGGAGAACAGTCTCCTGAGGGCAGCTTTGACATCCGTGTTCCTCAGGGAGTAGATAAGGGGGTTCAGGGAGGGGGCCACCGAAGTGTAGATGACAGAGACCACCTTGTCCTTGTCCAGTGAGTATCTGGACGCTGGGTGGATGTAGGTGTAGATGACAGTGGAGTAGTACAAGGTGACCACCAGGACGTGGGAGGAGCAGGTGGAAAAGGCCCTCCGCTTGCCTGCTGCGGAGCGGATGCGCAGGATGCTGGTGATGATGCAGACGTAGGAGAGCATGATCACAGAGAAGTTCCCCACTGCCAGGATAATGTCTGCAGTGAAGGCCATCGCTTCATTCAGGTGTGTCGGGGCGCAGGAGAGCTTCAGCAGAGGGGGAATCTCGCAGAAGAAGTGTTGGACCACGTTGGAGTGGCAGAAGGGCAGGCGCAGCAGGAGGCCAGTGTGTACACTGGTGTTGGCTAGGCTGACTGTCCACACAGCCATGGCCAAGAGCTTGCACACCCTGGGGTCCATGAGGGCGCTGTAGCGCAGGGGCcagcagatggccacatagcggtcataggccatagCAGAGAAGAGCAGTAGCTCAGCCCCCAGGGACCAGGTGAAGAAAAAAAGCTGCACTATGCAGCCTCCATAGGAGATGGTTGTCGGCCATCATGCTGCTCAGCAGCTTAGGCAGGATCGTGGAGGTGCAGAGGATGTCCACCATGGCCAGGTTCaccaggaagaagtacatgggagtGTGCAAGGCAGGGCTGGAGACAATGACCACCACGATGAGCAGGTTTCCAGAGAGGGCCACCAtgtagaggaggaggaaggcaggaaagagcaGCATTTGCAGCTGAGGTGTTTCTGAGAATCCCAGAATGAGGAATTCAGTGACCCATGTCTGGTTCATtgcagccctggggaggggagctCTGAGCCTGGCTGTGAAGGAAAGAGGTAGTCACAGTTTGTTCCAAGCATCCTGTCCTGCAAATATGTGTGTGACCCACTTAGAAAGAGAACGTCAAATATTATTTTGGTAATAAAAATGGAGCTTTGTATCCCTGAAAACTTTGGAGTTCAGGGGCATCACAGAGAAAGCAGCTGCCCCCTGATGTGCTGAGAAACCCTAGTCCTCACCCTTCTCTTCTTGGTGCAGGACTGTGACGGCCACTCACAAAGTCACCAGACTTGGAGCTCTGGTCACTGAGGGCTGGTCTCCCAGCCACACAGAGCACTGATTATGTGTGGCATTGTGGGGCTTAGAGAGAACCAGGGGACCTGAGCTCTGTGAAGACCACAGAGATTGTGCTTACAGCCCACTCATCCATTCAGATAGAGTCTGGGAAcagaggggggatgggagagaggggggaaaagggaGCATATTAAATGGGAAAGAACCTGCTTCCAAAGCCCAGCTATCTTCTTCCAGGACTGACCATCTCCAGGCAGCACTGGCTGAGAGGCACCAAGTGTCCTCACACACATGGTCACTGGGCACAGGGGCAGGCCTCTCTGTAGGTGCAGGACAACCCACAACAGGGTCCCCCCCAAATCAGAGGCAATTCACCACCAAACACTTCAGCTGCATCAAAAAGTCCACCAAGCTGAACCTGGAGTAGTGGGGACTCAGGCTCATCCGTGCCAGCTTCTGGCAATGATGCCAGTGCTGGTGGTATGGCTCTTTATCAGTTATTATGTCAATGTGGAGGCACTGTGTGTATTTCAAAACAGTGcatcttgaaaatatttcacTACTTATGTCATAGCccttcaatgaaaaaaagaaaaaaagaagactttcaTACATCTGCATAAAACCAGGGGCTTGGCACTCTACTTGCTGATGTTGGTTGAGATCTGTCTCCCCAGGCATCAGCTTTACAGTCATTGTGGGGGTGTCTGACTTTCACTAAACATTACAGGACATGTCCCTGTGGTCTGGGAATGACGACCCAGATTGCCCACTGGAATCTGCTCACTGGTGTAGAAAATGCTGATACATTTCAACCAAAAAtcttggttctttaaaaaaaaaaaaacaactgggggtgggaaagaagagagagagaaagagacagaagtggATTTTATACTACGTATTGTCCGTGttgctcattttcctttctaaaaaatatgattatggtgcttgggtggctcagttggttaagcaactgccttcggctcaggtcatgatcctggaatcccgggatcgaatcccacattgggctccttgcttggcggggggtctgcttctcctgctgacctctctactctcatgctctctctctctctctcaaataaataaataaaatcctaaaaaaaaaaaaaagaaaaagtacagtgAGTGATACCTGTAGTAAAGAGCGGGAGATGTGTAACCTAGGGCTAGAGATGCTCTGTGTCATCTGAAATAGGCAGACACCACTCACAGGTAGTGCTGGTGCACCCTGAGGGACCAATTAGCACAAAACCAGCTCCTCCTGATTGGGCAGAACCAGCCTATGGATCAGGACTCTCTGGAGAAGCTGACCAGCACCTGGGGGACAGATCTAATCACCAACCAAGTAATAACAGAAGATATTCTTGGCACCTGATGGTGTTCTAGGCTCCAACAGGGACTGGTGCTCAGCAGTAATCACCCAGGGACTGGCTGACCAGTGGCAACATCAGGAAAAGATGATGGACATGTCAGACAGCGAGACTGTCATGGCATTGAGCCAGGGAAGACACCAACCCACCATTTCTGCCACGGGTAGACATTGTCCTTCCTTCCCATGTAGAAGTGtgtaaaaaaaatcaaggccAACCCCCAAGCTGGTCAATGGCTCTGGGCTGTTGCTGGACATTGCCAGGTCCTCCGACCTAGGAGTAGCTAAAGGCCAGGTGTCAGTGGCCAGTGGGCATTGCTCACAGCATTTTGTGTACTCAGTGCCACCTGTCTCACATAAAGAGTGAGTGAAGCTTAAACCAGTCTGGCAatgctcccctccctgctcaaCAAACCTGGAGGAATGGGAGCTGCCCAGCCTTGGTCCAACCATGCTGACCCAGGCTAGTGACAATAGGCTGCCCCTGCTCCCAGAAAAGGTGCCTCTGATGGTGTGTGGCTTTTCAGACATCTAAGACATTTACTGTGAAAGCAGTGGCTGGCTGGTCACCAGGTCTTGTCAGACCTGTCCAAAGTGCTGATCTTGGCTGGACATCTTCAGTTCCTGGTCAGAGTACTTACCAGTTTGGGTGTAATCTAGGGTTCACTCTCCCTAACCCTCTACTGCTTGGTTTCAGAGAAGGGATTAGCCTCTCACTTGGGGTGGGCCCAGGTTTTCCCCTAGTTTCACTTAGGAATGAATGACAATTAAAGTTGTATATACTTCTCTTCACATGAGGTTTTTAAGGCATGCGATGTGATGATTTGATTTGATACGTGTGTACAATTGAGTTAAAGaacacatccatcatctcatagaGTTACTATTTGGGTGAGAAAGCTTAATATTTGCTGTCTTAGCAAATACAAGTATAAGTACAGTATATAGTCACCGTGTAGTATGCTCAGTCCTCAGAACTCACTCATCTTATGACCCAGACTCCATTCAGAATCTCTCCATTTTCCCACACCCTAAGCTCCAGGCAGACTGTTCTACTCTGTTTCTAGTGTTCAAgtttttttcagattcttcatGTAAGTAATACTATACAACATATGCAACAACATACAAAAAGCTTATACACTATGATTAAGTGGGATTGACCCCAGGAATTCAAGGTTAGTAGGCCATACAAAAGTCAGTTCATGCAATACCCCATAACAATGGAATATAAAACACATAAGCATCTCAtcagatacaaaaaaaattttaaagtatgcaaCATCCTTTGatgtaaacaaaaacatttaacagACTAGACACAGAGGAGACCTTTCTCTACCATTTATGACAAAACCACAGCTAATATCCTTTTCACTTTTGTGTGGCAGATTTCATGATCATAATATCCTCTAGTCTCATCCATGTTGGATATATCAGGGTGCATTTTGAGGGGTTGTTTCAGGTAATCTTCTATGAAATTGTTCTCTTTctgtaagatcatgtcatctgcaaacagacacaatttctttccacctttccaatttggatagcttttatttctttttttttttctgatttgtttatttttatttatttatttatttatttattttttattttcagcataacagtattcattattttttcaccacNNNNNNNNNNNNNNNNNNNNNNNNNNNNNNNNNNNNNNNNNNNNNNNNNNNNNNNNNNNNNNNNNNNNNNNNNNNNNNNNNNNNNNNNNNNNNNNNNNNNNNNNNNNNNNNNNNNNNNNNNNNNNNNNNNNNNNNNNNNNNNNNNNNNNNNNNNNNNNNNNNNNNNNNNNNNNNNNNNNNNNNNNNNNNNNNNNNNNNNNNNNNNNNNNNNNNNNNNNNNNNNNNNNNNNNNNNNNNNNNNNNNNNNNNNNNNNNNNNNNNNNNNNNNNNNNNNNNNNNNNNNNNNNNNNNNNNNNNNNNNNNNNNNNNNNNNNNNNNNNNNNNNNNNNNNNNNNNNNNNNNNNNNNNNNNNNNNNNNNNNNNNNNNNNNNNNNNNNNNNNNNNNNNNNNNNNNNNNNNNNNNNNNNNNNNNNNNNNNNNNNNNNNNNNNNNNNNNNNNNNNNNNNNNNNNNNNNNNNNNNNNNNNNNNNNNNNNNNNNNNNNNNNNNNNNNNNNNNNNNNNNNNNNNNNNNNNNNNNNNNNNNNNNNNNNNNNNNNNNNNNNNNNNNNNNNNNNNNNNNNNNNNNNNNNNNNNNNNNNNNNNNNNNNNNNNNNNNNNNNNNNNNNNNNNNNNNNNNNNNNNNNNNNNNNNNNNNNNNNNNNNNNNNNNNNNNNNNNNNNNNNNNNNNNNNNNNNNNNNNNNNNNNNNNNNNNNNNNNNNNNNNNNNNNNNNNNNNNNNNNNNNNNNNNNNNNNNNNNNNNNNNNNNNNNNNNNNNNNNNNNNNNNNNNNNNNNNNNNNNNNNNNNNNNNNNNNNNNNNNNNNNNNNNNNNNNNNNNNNNNNNNNNNNNNNNNNNNNNNNNNNNNNNNNNNNNNNNNNNNNNNNNNNNNNNNNNNNNNNNNNNNNNNNNNNNNNNNNNN
Above is a genomic segment from Mustela nigripes isolate SB6536 chromosome 4, MUSNIG.SB6536, whole genome shotgun sequence containing:
- the LOC132016508 gene encoding LOW QUALITY PROTEIN: olfactory receptor 13G1-like (The sequence of the model RefSeq protein was modified relative to this genomic sequence to represent the inferred CDS: inserted 2 bases in 1 codon), whose product is MNQTWVTEFLILGFSETPQLQMLLFPAFLLLYMVALSGNLLIVVVIVSSPALHTPMYFFLVNLAMVDILCTSTILPKLLSSMMAXTTISYGGCIVQLFFFTWSLGAELLLFSAMAYDRYVAICWPLRYSALMDPRVCKLLAMAVWTVSLANTSVHTGLLLRLPFCHSNVVQHFFCEIPPLLKLSCAPTHLNEAMAFTADIILAVGNFSVIMLSYVCIITSILRIRSAAGKRRAFSTCSSHVLVVTLYYSTVIYTYIHPASRYSLDKDKVVSVIYTSVAPSLNPLIYSLRNTDVKAALRRLFS